The Stigmatella aurantiaca DW4/3-1 genome contains the following window.
CCGTTGCTTCCCCGCTTCACCTCTCTGCTTCCGTCCCGCCCAACCCCCGCCTCACCGTCCCACCCGACCGCCCCAACCCCGCCCCGACCGTCCGACCCCGCGTGCTTCTTGCGGATGAGCATTAGCATCCCGCGTGCCAGCACCTCCGCAGGGCATACCCTCAGTTATTTCAAGAACTTACCCCCAAAGGCCAGGGCAGCATGCTCCGGAGGGAAGTAAGACTTACCGCCTCCTCACACTGCTTGGCGCCGCAGGGAGGGGAACGCGGGGCCGTTGCCTGACAGCAGGCCCGGGAAGCGTGCATCCCATGACTCGAAAGACGGGAGGGGAGCGCCGAGGAGAGAAGCCGAGAGGACGGCACAGCCCACGGCACTCAGGACACAGAGAAGTTGAGATAGAAAAAAATGAGGCCGAGGGAGAGCACGAACAGGGCGAGTCCCACATTGGACCGATGCCTGACCGCCGCATAGAGGCTCACAAGCGCCGCCACGTTGGCGATTCGAAAGTACTGCACTGCCCACTGGAACAGCGCCCCTTTTTTAGGCGAGGAGACGAGGCTCACGAAGACCATGTAGAAGACCACGGAAGTGAACAGCCCCCCCCAGGCAATCAGGACGCTGAGCGGCTGAGACCACCGAGGCTTGGGTCTTCCATGAACCACGACTCACCTCCTGACCGCGTTCCATCCAATCTGACCTGCTTCCTCCGCCGAGCACTGACTCGCCTGAGTGCTCACCCCACAGTAGCTGGGCGTATCAAGCGTCTTCAACGATACCTGATGGGACAGTTCGTGCATGACCGTCTCGGCCAGTTGGCGCTTCTGGGTTCCGGGAGGACCTGCTGGAGGCAGGTCAAAAAGCGTTTCACGGCAGAGCGTCGTTTCTTGGACATACCAATTTGTATACGCTTTGACATCCCTCGCTTTGCACCACCAATCACTCTTGGGCGCGTGAATTCTGTACTCGTCATCGTTGGCAAGTGGGTCCTCGCCAAAGCAGGCCATGAACCAATCGTGCACCGCCTGGCTAGACCTCAAATCCCAGAGAACATCCTGAAGAATATTCCACCAGTCGTTGCGGTCGGCAGTCCCGACCACGCGCCGTCCGTCAGGGTCCGTAAAGTGAAGCGGGTTGTTGAGTCCGTACGCGTACGCATATACCCCGGCCCCCTCTTGCGTTTGGCCCTTGACCCACTTCGGATCCGCCAAGAGCGGCTCCGGCTGCAGATACCTGCCAATGCTTGGATCGTAGTACCGGTTCCAGTTCTCAAGGAGGTCCGTCTCCTCATCATGATACTGGCCCGGGAAGCGCAGCGGCGTCCAGAACGGCTGGGCTCCTGTCTGAAACCGCCGATACTCGTAGCCCGCCACGGTCACACCTTCGTAGTTGCACGTCATGGTGCAATCCAGCGTTCCATTCGCCCCCGGGCAGCAGTTCCCCGCGTTGGAGTTGAAGTGTACCGCGACGCGGCCATTCGACGGCTGCATCCACGCCGACCAGAAGGGCGCGTTCGAGCGGCCTCCGATAGGCCCCCCCACGGGGGTATTCGTGCTGTCCATCTTGACTTGGGCATAATCCACAGGCCCGCTGGCCGAGGCCTCTGTATCGACCATCCCGAACAGCACCCTCATCCGGACAACCGTATTGGGCAGTGACGAGGTTGCAGGAGTCCCTCCCACGGGCTGAGAAAACGCAACAATCGAGGCGTTCACCTGATTGTGTCCGTAGGAACTGCTTCCACTCGGATGAGCCGTCTCCTTGATGGACCCAAACCGGTTGATCTGCCCGAAACCGTTGTAGTCCGCGATGCCTGCCACCTTGCGCGAGGCATCCAGCATCAGCACAGGCTTGCCCACGTGGTCGGTGATGGGGAAATAGACACCGCAGGCCGCACTCTCCCCATTCCTCGCGCAATCGCTCGAAGCATCCGGCTCACGAACCCATCCCGTGCTGAACCGGCCGCGAATGAGGCTCACGGGCCGCCCTCCCAACCAGATGTAATCATCCTCGACGTAGAACCCAGCGGAGGGAATGATGGCGTTATTCCCTTGATCAGTGAGCAGTTGGTGGCTTGAGTCATAGAAAAACTCATCCATGGCTCCAGATGGGTATACCTTGAGGCGCCTCCGGCCGAGCGCATCATAGAAGTAGTTGTAACTCACTCCCCCTACGGACACTGCTTTGAACACAGAATCCGTCGCCACGGACTCATTGGGTCCATAGGCGAACTCGAGCCAACTGTGAGCCGCCGATTCCGACTTGAGTCTATTCTTCCGCTTCTCGACAGCTCTGCCATCCGCGTCATAGACAAACTCAGCCTCTGTCCCCGGATAGTTCCTGACATTCCAGGACAGCAACCGGTCCATACCTGGCGAAGGCGCGTAAACAAAATCTGAGTTCCCATTGCCATCCGAAATGAAATTGGTTCGATTGCCGCGGAAATCATAATCGAACCCCTGAGAGCTGAGAGCCCCCTGAGCCGAGCTCGGCGTCACGCTGAGCAACTGAATATCCCTGCCGTAAGAGTAGTTCACCTTTCGGGCAAGGCCTGTCGCTCCCAGGAGGCACGTGTAATCAGCGGCAACGTGCCCAGCCTTCCACCAATAAGACCGATGGAAAATATCCCCCGGGCCTGCACCAAGCGCCAAGGCACCACTCGAAACGCGCAGGCTGCGCAACCTGCCCGAAAAGTCACTTGAGGCGGTTGACGGCGGGGCCACGGGACAAGAAGACAATCCGGTTGCGGATGACGCGTCATCCCCCAGGGCGTATTCGACCGAACTCACATTGGAAGCCCCTGGGTGATGGAGTTGGTACCCTCGCAACCCTGAATAGGGCTCCCACGCCACACCGCTCAAGAGACGCTCCACCCGCCATGACGCCCCATCGTACAGGCTCACGTCAACGGCACTGATCCTATCGGCCGCGGCACCCGAGGCATACACATAGGTCACCGTGCGCCCATGAGGATAGACGATCTGGGCGAGGCCCCCATTGGGCGTATAGGAATACGCCGTATGGGGCGTGCTCTGGAGCCCCCCACCGCAGGCCACCGTTCCCGCGCGCAGACGAATCTCTCCCACCAGCCGCCCCACTTCATCGTACTGGAACCAGGTGCGCCCGAATGAGTCGTCTCTGAAACGCAGCCGGCCTCGCGTATGGAGCGGCTGCGGGCAGGAGCTGTCAGGGGACTCGTCCTGACCATACCCCAGACGGTACAACACCTGCTGTCCCGGCGTCGGGGATGTGTATTTCCTGGAGGCCGACCGCATCCGGCCCATCGAATCGTAGGCATAAGCGAGGTGCTCACCCCTCAGACGCATCTCCTGCGTCTCACGAACGATGACCTCCCCACGGGCGCCGTAGGCGTAACGAACGGGGCCTTCCGTATCGGGGAGTTGCACTTCCACCACCTGCCCGAAGTCGTCATGGACGTACACATTGGCTGGCATGGCGCAGCTTTGACACGCCGTGTTTCCCGGGCAGCCTTGTTTGATGCTCGCCACGTTTCCCTGACCGTCATACGTCACGCAGGTCCGGTTGCGGCCAGAATAGGAAGGCCCATCCGCCTGAATGAGCCGGTTCGCCCGATCGTACAGGAAGGAAGAGCAAGCGCTCGATGCCGCAGTCCCTGCCGGGTTGGGCCCTCCGCACCAAGCGGAAGGGGCGTGGAAAGGGTCTCCCAGCCCGATCAAGTTGTCCGCTCCGTCAAAAAGACGGACCGACGCATTGGAGGACCATGACGAAGCACCTGCTGGCTTCTCACCTTCTTGGCTCCAAGCGGGCCTTTGATGCGCATCGGCGGCGAACTTGACCACCCGCCGGGTCTCCGCTCCGGCAGCACCCCAGCTCAGATACCGCTCTTCCTTCACCGTCCCGTCAGCCCAGTAGGCGTATGCCACTTTCTCGGTCCATACCGCGCCATCGGCCGATGCGGCCTTGGCCTTCCATTGCAGTTGCTCAGAGGGCTCCCCCCCGGTGCATGCCTGCGTTGGCGTCGCTTTGCGGTAGCAGAAGACCTCGTGGTTTCCCTCCGGATGCCGGATCCAGCTGAGCCGACCCTGGTCGTACCCGTACGAGGTGGGGGGCTGCGAACCCACCGTCCTCGTCAGCAGGCGCTGTTCCTGATAGGCCGCTTGCGTGACGACGCCATTGGCATCGACGCTCGATGTCACATTGCCCCACGCATCGTACTCCTGGAACGTGGTGACATCCGGTGCCGCCGCCAATGAGGCGTAGACGGAGACCGACTTCAAGCGGTTGCGCCGTGGACCCGTCTCTGTCTCGGGCCAATAGTGGTACTGAGTCAGCGGGTACTCGCCCGGAAGGCAATCGGTCGCCTGTCCATTCGCGACGAAGCAGGGGCCATGGGCTTCCAGAGTGCGGTTGAACGGGTCCGGCGCTGTTTCGCCCAAAGCCACCCGGGACGTGAAGAAGAACGTGCCGGCGAAACGATGCTCCACCGTCCAGGAGCCGTTCTCCTGACGGACGCGTGTCCAGCCCGATTGGATGACGGCCTTCTTCCGTGTGGTTCCTGGCTCGTAGAGGGAGGATGTCTTGGTGCGCTCGCCCACTGGGCCCAGAACAGTTTCCCGCTCCTGGGTGGCCAGGAGCTGCTCTCCATGAGGGCCATAGGTGTAGGTAAAGAACTCGGTCTCCAGCGCTCCCGCGCCGTTCTTGTCCGTCGCGCCCTTCTGGTTCGACGTCATTTCCAGGGGCGAGCGCACCATTCCGTTCTCCTGGGCATACCCGTACACTTCCCAGTTGTTGCGCTTGTCCTTGCGTGCCTGCTCATACCCCGGTGAGTTCCCTGTCGAGCACGCCCATTCATGCTGCACGGTGCCTGCCGAGCAGGCGTAGTTGTACGCACCGCAGCTGTCCGTGGTCCTGTACAGGCGGGGCTCCAGCGTCTGTCCAAAGTTCGAGAGGGTCTCGAAGGAGCGTGTGAGGTGGACCGCCACTTCGGAACCATCGCCTCGCCCACTTTGCGTGTTCGTGGCCGTGCGCTTCGACGGAAGGGCACCGCAGCAGTTGGAGCCCGGTTGGCATGCCGTCACCAACACCTCCGGCTCGAAGTGCCACGCCTCGCCCCCTCCTTGAGCCAGCGAGACCTGTCCGTTCACACCGTACTCGTGGCGCACGATGCGGCCGCGGCTCGACGATTGCTGGTAGGCGCCCGCCAGGTACTCATAGGTTTCCGAGCGGTCTGCCCACGCAGCGGAAGCGAGGCGTCCTGGACGATCCTCGCCTCCTTGCGTCGCATACGCGTAGGTGACGACCGGGACGGAGGATGTCCCCGATTCCTGGGGCACCCGGAGGGAAACGCCGCCCAGGACGCACTCGACCTGGCCTCCGGCTTTTTCCAGGGCGCG
Protein-coding sequences here:
- a CDS encoding RHS repeat-associated core domain-containing protein is translated as MPGEYPETCNNGIDENCDGQVDEDCPFVEPEGGTPISCRGEECSCNPIAAGDPVNTAQGNSLERVVDVSIPGTVAPLQFIRNYSSNPLEWLHDGPLAGAPKPFGSSPAQADSVEWWHNHLSVVVMKGGRWSVRDREGRLLRFEACAGTACQASPGYGNKSIPERLSRTASGFILVTATGEQLLFEAPFAPGSGGVDRYFLSRILSPSGGTVETLHYAPPGDSRCPVGAAGGGSGVPYLAEIVSPDSHLLLSYRALEKAGGQVECVLGGVSLRVPQESGTSSVPVVTYAYATQGGEDRPGRLASAAWADRSETYEYLAGAYQQSSSRGRIVRHEYGVNGQVSLAQGGGEAWHFEPEVLVTACQPGSNCCGALPSKRTATNTQSGRGDGSEVAVHLTRSFETLSNFGQTLEPRLYRTTDSCGAYNYACSAGTVQHEWACSTGNSPGYEQARKDKRNNWEVYGYAQENGMVRSPLEMTSNQKGATDKNGAGALETEFFTYTYGPHGEQLLATQERETVLGPVGERTKTSSLYEPGTTRKKAVIQSGWTRVRQENGSWTVEHRFAGTFFFTSRVALGETAPDPFNRTLEAHGPCFVANGQATDCLPGEYPLTQYHYWPETETGPRRNRLKSVSVYASLAAAPDVTTFQEYDAWGNVTSSVDANGVVTQAAYQEQRLLTRTVGSQPPTSYGYDQGRLSWIRHPEGNHEVFCYRKATPTQACTGGEPSEQLQWKAKAASADGAVWTEKVAYAYWADGTVKEERYLSWGAAGAETRRVVKFAADAHQRPAWSQEGEKPAGASSWSSNASVRLFDGADNLIGLGDPFHAPSAWCGGPNPAGTAASSACSSFLYDRANRLIQADGPSYSGRNRTCVTYDGQGNVASIKQGCPGNTACQSCAMPANVYVHDDFGQVVEVQLPDTEGPVRYAYGARGEVIVRETQEMRLRGEHLAYAYDSMGRMRSASRKYTSPTPGQQVLYRLGYGQDESPDSSCPQPLHTRGRLRFRDDSFGRTWFQYDEVGRLVGEIRLRAGTVACGGGLQSTPHTAYSYTPNGGLAQIVYPHGRTVTYVYASGAAADRISAVDVSLYDGASWRVERLLSGVAWEPYSGLRGYQLHHPGASNVSSVEYALGDDASSATGLSSCPVAPPSTASSDFSGRLRSLRVSSGALALGAGPGDIFHRSYWWKAGHVAADYTCLLGATGLARKVNYSYGRDIQLLSVTPSSAQGALSSQGFDYDFRGNRTNFISDGNGNSDFVYAPSPGMDRLLSWNVRNYPGTEAEFVYDADGRAVEKRKNRLKSESAAHSWLEFAYGPNESVATDSVFKAVSVGGVSYNYFYDALGRRRLKVYPSGAMDEFFYDSSHQLLTDQGNNAIIPSAGFYVEDDYIWLGGRPVSLIRGRFSTGWVREPDASSDCARNGESAACGVYFPITDHVGKPVLMLDASRKVAGIADYNGFGQINRFGSIKETAHPSGSSSYGHNQVNASIVAFSQPVGGTPATSSLPNTVVRMRVLFGMVDTEASASGPVDYAQVKMDSTNTPVGGPIGGRSNAPFWSAWMQPSNGRVAVHFNSNAGNCCPGANGTLDCTMTCNYEGVTVAGYEYRRFQTGAQPFWTPLRFPGQYHDEETDLLENWNRYYDPSIGRYLQPEPLLADPKWVKGQTQEGAGVYAYAYGLNNPLHFTDPDGRRVVGTADRNDWWNILQDVLWDLRSSQAVHDWFMACFGEDPLANDDEYRIHAPKSDWWCKARDVKAYTNWYVQETTLCRETLFDLPPAGPPGTQKRQLAETVMHELSHQVSLKTLDTPSYCGVSTQASQCSAEEAGQIGWNAVRR